The bacterium genome includes a window with the following:
- the obgE gene encoding GTPase ObgE — MFVDEVTITVQAGHGGRGCLSFRREKYVPMGGPDGGNGGKGADIVLEANPHVKTLIDFRYRPIHRGRHGEHGRGKNQSGAAAEDVVLPVPQGTIVRDKGTGEVIADLTEPGQRLVVAKGGRGGLGNAAFVSATNQAPRKTQPGEPGEAFELILELQLLADVGIVGFPNAGKSTLIAAISAAKPKIADYPFTTLTPHLGVVRLEEGESFVVADVPGLIPGASRGAGLGTRFLRHLSRTRLLLHLVDLSPQAGRDPLEDWRAINDELDAYGGGLADKPQLLVANKADLPEAAENLERLRRFAARRRTTLHVISAATRQGLRELVYAIKQALERIERADRDGAAAARPSRRRRVSA; from the coding sequence CAGGCCGGCCACGGCGGCCGCGGCTGCCTGAGCTTCCGCCGGGAGAAGTACGTCCCGATGGGCGGCCCCGACGGCGGCAACGGCGGCAAGGGGGCGGACATCGTCCTCGAGGCCAACCCGCACGTCAAGACCCTCATCGACTTCCGCTACCGCCCCATCCACCGCGGCCGGCACGGCGAGCACGGGCGCGGCAAGAACCAGTCCGGGGCGGCCGCGGAGGACGTCGTGCTGCCGGTGCCCCAGGGGACGATCGTGCGCGACAAGGGCACCGGCGAGGTGATCGCCGACCTCACCGAGCCCGGCCAGCGGCTGGTGGTCGCGAAGGGCGGCCGCGGCGGGCTCGGCAACGCGGCGTTCGTGTCCGCGACCAACCAGGCGCCGCGCAAGACGCAGCCGGGCGAGCCGGGCGAGGCGTTCGAGCTCATCCTCGAGCTGCAGCTGCTGGCAGACGTCGGGATCGTCGGTTTTCCGAACGCGGGCAAGAGCACGCTGATCGCGGCGATCTCGGCGGCGAAGCCGAAGATCGCCGACTATCCCTTCACGACGCTGACGCCGCACCTGGGGGTGGTGCGCCTCGAGGAGGGCGAGAGCTTCGTCGTCGCCGACGTGCCGGGGCTCATCCCCGGGGCATCGCGGGGCGCCGGTCTCGGCACGCGCTTCCTGCGCCATCTCTCGCGCACGCGGCTGCTCCTGCACCTCGTCGACCTCTCGCCCCAGGCCGGCCGCGACCCGCTCGAGGACTGGCGCGCGATCAACGACGAGCTGGACGCCTACGGCGGCGGGCTCGCGGACAAGCCCCAGCTGCTGGTGGCGAACAAGGCGGACCTCCCCGAGGCCGCCGAGAACCTCGAGCGGCTGCGGCGCTTCGCGGCGCGGCGGCGCACGACGCTGCACGTCATCTCGGCGGCGACGCGCCAGGGGCTGCGCGAGCTGGTCTACGCGATCAAGCAGGCGCTCGAGCGGATCGAGCGCGCCGACCGCGACGGCGCTGCCGCGGCACGGCCGTCGCGCCGGCGGAGGGTCAGCGCGTGA